A window of Coregonus clupeaformis isolate EN_2021a chromosome 28, ASM2061545v1, whole genome shotgun sequence contains these coding sequences:
- the LOC121542864 gene encoding multiple epidermal growth factor-like domains protein 8 isoform X4 produces MHGKVGERMASLLHGPLLGLLLVTVAPGCWAGDCKGHRQVLRGPPGYVTDGPGNYSVNGNCEWLIKAPSSNYRIVLNFTFMETECTYDYLFVYDGDSYQSPLLASLSGTTLPQPIEAKSGKMLLHLFSDANYNLLGFNATYSFSVCPGACGGHGRCDTASSLCQCHLGWGGADCATPLCPQACILHGTCDKRGERCLCSSDFLGQSCQLGLRDDSGAGQWWQVSGGDPYTPPRTGSAGVYLSSTGAMYLFGGFDLNRALGDLVKYNFSMNQWENRSYGHSPAARHSHTAVEWKGNMVIFGGELASAALASDVWMYRPIQDDWQQLGQSHLHGAPRVANHAAAVVDNYLYIFGGRTEEDMFSSSLYRFGLRGSGVWEAVQPTGGKPPATAGHSMVFHPPSRALLVYGGHRPTTARFSVRVNSTDVFHVDRRFWTSFRSRFPATGPRERAFHSATVIGNYMVVYGGNVHIHYQEEKCYDEGIFFYHLGCHQWVSAGESLQHRGEAVRGRYSHVAAVMEGRVLLVAGGYSGIARGDLVAYKVPLFVSSDPGDRVSQDDAVCAEAPDESVCLKNPECSWCEGRCREYQPTNPCGSTGCLGLARFLSDCQSCLVFSGAPGSLPRAPGDFGWCVQNESCLPVSDQSACRVDQISGAYGWWGERTRFLTSILSCRTENYVPGLHLLTFQHPRNDSQPDKVSILRSTSIILSPTTEMDVTLQFRGFIHPLWGAPPPAPPPTETVSMWARIQRLHFEARMAAGPNSLQLKEVVGRWAAHQEKETKLLSRPDMGRLFPNLTRGNRYLVQAEGYLNNSGSGQTSEMALTWNRTTLPGGSEISFLFLEPYRSGSCSGYQSCLACLSDQSCGWCPSLGRCLFRALPDLEPCPEDQGEGERHLLLAPPQCTLCEEYRDCSACTQDPYCEWQINSSKKGDYQCSRRGRLEGSIRDPVGCPKVCNQRRTCGECLSNSSQCAWCESAQACFYFAAYLTKYPYGECRDWYDSVHSVPQCKQCSALVTCTDCLQTFQCGWCGDYNNPTIGRCLRGDWAGMDDPSVYNCSVAVAEVRATSPEPQTLAPPRPMEMELELEHLEEGERDAVWSYPTCPDVEECRLGLHSCHPFATCVNTPTSYECHCERGYTGDGTLHCNQTCYNECREGQCSGSPRFECECSLGWTSDPATLVLSGVECDVDCGCNFHSTCITAPGICDHCQDWTTGPQCEHCRPGSFGSALAGGGGCVPCQCNGHGDPLQGYCHNQTGQCFCTHHTQGPHCESCLPGYYGDPRNNGTCFRQCQGRSVILSHQSPLSELPISSSLGWRGGVGGKGGLSHCLWVLSVSENLAPCVPGELCPPVALTLHPDSHTQCTSSYVYVFDGLPRFLSNGVVHSDHNLIGAFCGTTRTQPITVEATSGVISVYFEANVSSDHPQGFNASFWVRRCREGSEAGEDGSPVCQGGAQCSGGLCQCPQGYGGPYCDRPLCPEDCGLAEVRGSCNLSLGVCVCADGWGGSDCSTPLDSSSLVWETLLDTQLTANQAHRFLHRMGHSLVSGPQGNLWMYGGLSLSEGILGNVYRYSVLERRWTQMLTSSVEEGSTPSPRYHHASALLASHQPLSGAQGATHNLMLVVGGVTQKGVALDTWSLNLSSLVWRQHKSSVLPPVAGHTLTVRRDSSMLLIGGYSPENGFNHHLLEFNIHSGNWTVAPHTGTPPTGLYGHSAVYHEQTDAVYVFGGYRFHVETVEPSGELYSLYYPNLTWSLLVPSQGNKPLSRFFHAAALIKDTMVIVGGRTGEEDYSNTVSLYQINCNTWIQPDSAVGEPVNRSVSLAMAGWGGRLFLSGGFNGVTLGRLLTLTLPSDPCALLSMPEACNTTTGSCVWCRGTCASSNTAERLGCSIGQSPCSPTPRLPDQCRRLKTCSECLARHPRTFSSPSQSQSALQCKWCTNCPEGACISSTVSCTSEHDCRINQREIFLSSNCTETSCEASDCPKCTASGKCMWTRQFKRTGETRRILSVNPTYDWTCFSYALLNVSPMQVESSPPLPCPPPCYHLSTCSLCLGSRGSDGGWQHCVWSMALQQCVSPSFVPLRCEAGQCGRLLSGGDSCSPQCAQLTQCSQCIAWPQCGWCAARGGNGAGRCQQGGLDGVSEGVCPQRNSSWSFLHCPEEDECANGHHHCNSTQDCHDLTQGYHCTCKQGYVLSRVSGQCEPVCAQGCVNGTCVSPGVCQCHFGFVGDNCSSQCRCNKHSNCKGVSETDKCLECRNNTMGDHCEKCKPLYVGSAVGGGTCRPCREFCRGNSAVCLSRDEHKRAVDHPQDHPLDQDSIVQWVSEGPTEDAAVCVSCQNNSVGDKCESCLSGYFLLQGKCDKCQCNGHADTCNEHDGTGCPCQNNTETSSCLSSPQSDRKDCYRTQCAKCKDSFNGTPVNGRQCYRQFNVDNECCFDPTSQTNCFHDPTIRNLPKGRTVFFAAQPKFTNVDIRVTIDVTFGEVEVYVSNSHDTFIVEVDRHTGIHAVKIEDESAARGGVSGGDKETPPSPMKVYANSSSSLGGPMLPNTPLQLHAKPQGADREVREARTEGLISYITVWKPQTVLIVRGVRDRVVITFPHEVHSLKSSRFYIALRGVGTDERQGESQGLLFLRQDQAHIDLFVFFSVFFSCFFLFLSVCVLLWKIKQFMDFRREQRRHIQEMTKMASRPFAKLTVYLEPEEPQLIYLPSTGGGGVGGSAVSLAHARTGKLGGIVVGQRGRAGAVSYKHEPGSGPTVHHHHLTLGGGGNSGQHLPLHYLNTHHYVPTTANTTASHHHHPSSHSGYQHFCRSDPFLSQLMGFSYSTFKVGPITLEPTDDGMAGVATVLIQLPGGILAPNRACLGSALVTLRQNLQEYCGHGNGGGHPGAGGVRKGLLGHQHLTTMAM; encoded by the exons ATGCATGGGAAG GTGGGGGAGAGGATGGCCTCCCTCCTCCATGGCCCCCTGCTGGGGTTGCTGCTGGTGACTGTGGCCCCTGGGTGTTGGGCAGGAGACTGTAAGGGCCACAGACAGGTGCTGAGGGGCCCCCCAGGGTACGTCACAGATGGGCCAGGGAACTACTCTGTAAACGGGAACTGCGAGTGGCTCATCAAAG CCCCCAGCAGCAATTACCGTATCGTCCTGAACTTCACCTTCATGGAGACAGAATGCACCTACGATTACCTGTTCGTCTACGATGGAGACTCCTACCAGAGCCCCCTACTGGCCAGTCTGAGTGGCACCACCCTGCCGCAGCCCATAGAAGCCAAGTCTGGCAAG atGCTGCTCCACCTCTTCAGCGATGCCAACTACAACCTCCTGGGCTTCAATGCCACCTACTCGTTCTCTGTGTGCCCTGGAGCCTGCGGAGGTCACGGGCGCTGTGACACAGCCTCATCCCTGTGCCAGTGCCACCTGGGCTGGGGAGGAGCCGACTGCGCCACCCCTCTGTGTCCCCAGGCCTGCATCCTGCATGGCACCTGTGACAAG agAGGAGAGCGTTGTCTCTGCAGCTCGGACTTCCTGGGCCAGAGCTGTCAGTTGGGTCTCCGTGATGACAGTGGGGCGGGGCAGTGGTGGCAGGTGAGCGGGGGCGACCCCTACACTCCCCCCCGGACCGGCTCTGCTGGGGTCTACCTGTCCTCCACTGGAGCCATGTACCTGTTTGGAG GGTTTGACTTGAACCGAGCTCTGGGGGACCTGGTTAAATACAACTTCAGCATGAACCAGTGGGAGAACAGATCTTATGGACACTCCCCA GCGGCTCGTCACTCCCACACAGCAGTTGAGTGGAAGGGGAACATGGTGATCTTCGGAGGAGAGCTCGCGAGCGCCGCTTTAGCCAGCGATGTCTGGATGTACCGCCCAATCCAGGATGACTGGCAGCAGCTCGGCCAATCCCATTTGCACGGGGCACCGAGAGTGGCCAACCATGCAGCAGCTGTAGTGGACAACTATCTCTACATATTTGGAG GTCGTACGGAAGAGGACATGTTCTCGTCATCACTGTATCGGTTTGGTCTGCGGGGTTCTGGGGTGTGGGAAGCGGTGCAGCCCACCGGTGGGAAGCCCCCCGCCACAGCAGGTCACTCCATGGTGTTCCACCCCCCGTCCCGGGCCCTGCTGGTCTACGGGGGCCACAGGCCTACCACCGCCAG gttCAGTGTACGTGTGAACTCCACGGATGTATTCCACGTGGACCGGAGGTTCTGGACCTCGTTCCGCTCCCGTTTCCCAGCCACAGGCCCCAGGGAGAGAGCCTTCCACTCAGCCACCGTCATCGGCAACTACATGGTGGTCTATG gggGGAATGTGCACATCCACTACCAGGAGGAGAAGTGTTATGATGAGGGAATCTTCTTCTACCACCTGGGCTGTCACCAGTGGGTGTCTGCTGGGGAGAGCCTCCAGCACA gAGGAGAGGCTGTGAGAGGGCGGTACTCCCATGTAGCTGCTGTGATGGAGGGCAGGGTGCTGCTGGTTGCCGGGGGATACAGTGGTATTGCCCGTGGAGACCTGGTGGCGTACAAAGTTCCTCTGTTTGTGAGCAGTGACCCAGGAGACCGGGTGAGTCAAGAt gACGCTGTGTGTGCCGAGGCACCAGACGAGAGCGTGTGTCTGAAGAACCCAGAATGCAGCTGGTGTGAGGGCCGCTGTCGGGAGTACCAACCCACCAACCCG TGTGGCAGCACAGGGTGCCTGGGCCTGGCCCGCTTCCTTTCTGACTGCCAGTCCTGCCTGGTGTTCAGTGGGGCTCCAGGTTCCCTGCCCCGCGCCCCCGGTGACTTCGGCTGGTGTGTCCAGAACGAGTCCTGCCTACCTGTGTCAG ATCAAAGTGCTTGCCGTGTGGACCAGATCTCAGGGGCGTACGGCTGGTGGGGGGAGCGTACCCGTTTCCTCACCTCAATCCTTTCCTGTCGCACTGAGAACTATGTCCCGGGACTGCACCTGCTCACCTTCCAGCACCCCCGCAACGACTCCCAGCCTGACAAG GTGTCCATCCTGCGCAGCACCTCCATCATCCTCAGCCCCACCACAGAGATGGACGTCACCCTGCAGTTCCGGGGCTTCATCCACCCCCTGTGGGGTGCgcctccacctgcaccccctccCACCGAGACAGTCTCCATGTGGGCCCGGATACAGAGGCTACACTTTGAGGCCCGCATGGCTGCTGGACCCAATTCCCTGCaactg AAGGAGGTGGTAGGTCGCTGGGCAGCTCACCAGGAGAAGGAGACGAAGCTGCTGTCCCGTCCTGACATGGGTCGTCTGTTTCCCAACCTGACCCGAGGGAACCGCTACCTGGTCCAGGCCGAGGGATACCTCAACAACTCAGGCTCTGGACAGACCAGTGAGATGGCCCTGACCTGGAACAGAACCACCCTGCCCGGCGGAAGT gAGATTTCCTTCTTGTTCTTGGAGCCGTACCGTTCTGGCTCTTGCTCGGGGTACCAGTCGTGCTTGGCGTGTCTGTCAGACCAGTCCTGTGGCTGGTGTCCGTCTCTGGGCCGCTGTCTGTTCCGTGCCCTGCCTGACCTGGAGCCCTGCCCGGAGGACCAGGGGGAAGGGGAGCGCCACCTGCTGCTGGCCCCGCCGCAATGCACCCTCTGTGAGGAGTACAGGGACTGCTCCGCCTGCACTCAG GACCCCTACTGTGAGTGGCAGATAAACTCCAGCAAGAAGGGTGACTACCAATGCAGCCGACGGGGGAGACTGGAAGGATCCATTCGCGACCCAGTGGGGTGCCCTAAAGTCTGCAACCA GAGGAGGACATGTGGGGAGTGTTTGTCTAACTCCAGTCAGTGTGCGTGGTGTGAGTCGGCCCAAGCCTGCTTCTACTTTGCGGCCTACCTCACTAAGTACCCCTACGGAGAGTGCAGGGACTGGTATGACAG TGTCCACTCAGTGCCCCAGTGTAAGCAGTGCTCAGCTCTGGTCACCTGTACAGACTGTCTCCAGACGTTCCAGTGTGGCTGGTGTGGAGACTACAACAACCCCACCATCGGCAGGTGTCTAAGAGGAGACTGGGCAGGGATGGACGACCCCTCTGTGTATAACTGCAGTGTGGCTGTGGCTGAAGTACGGGCTACCAG tCCTGAGCCCCAGACCTTGGCCCCCCCGCGGCCCATGGAgatggagctggagctggagcacctggaggagggggagagggatgcaGTCTGGTCCTACCCCACCTGTCCCGATGTGGAGGAGTGCAGGCTGGGCCTCCACAGCTGCCACCCCTTCGCCACCTGCGTCAACACCCCCACCTCCTACGAGTGCCACTGTGAGAGGGGCTACACTGGGGACGGCACCCTGCACTGCAACCAGAc tTGTTATAATGAGTGTCGTGAGGGCCAGTGCAGCGGCAGCCCGCGGTTTGAGTGTGAGTGTTCCCTGGGCTGGACATCTGACCCAGCCACCCTGGTGCTGAGCGGGGTGGAGTGTGACGTGGACTGTGGCTGTAACTTCCACAGCACCTGTATCACCGCCCCAGGCATCTGTGACCACTGCCAGG ATTGGACAACGGGTCCCCAGTGTGAGCACTGTCGACCAGGGAGTTTTGGTTCTGCGCTGGCCGGGGGCGGGGGCTGTGTGCCCTGCCAGTGCAACGGCCATGGAGACCCCCTCCAGGGCTACTGCCACAATCAGACAGGCCAATGCTTCTGCACACACCACACCCAGGGACCACACTGTGAATCCTGCCTGCCCGGATACTACGGAGACCCCAG gAATAATGGCACCTGTTTCCGTCAGTGTCAGGGGCGCTCTGTGATCCTGTCCCACCAGTCACCCCTCTCTGAGCTCCCCATCTCGTCCTCCCTGGGGTGGCGAGGGGGCGTCGGGGGGAAGGGGGGACTCTCCCACTGTCTGTGggtcctgtctgtctctgagaACCTGGCCCCCTGTGTGCCGGGCGAGCTGTGCCCTCCTGTGGCTCTCACCCTGCACCCAGACTCTCACACACAGTGCACT agctcCTACGTTTACGTGTTTGACGGCCTGCCTCGTTTCTTGAGCAACGGGGTGGTGCACTCAGACCACAACCTGATTGGAGCGTTCTGTGGGACGACCCGGACTCAGCCAATCACTGTGGAGGCCACTTCAG gtgtgATCTCTGTCTACTTTGAGGCCAACGTCTCGTCCGACCACCCTCAGGGTTTCAACGCCTCCTTCTGGGTGCGACGCTGTCGAGAGGGTTCTGAGGCAGGCGAGGATGGGTCACCGGTGTGCCAGGGAGGGGCGCAGTGCAGTGGGGGGCTGTGCCAGTGTCCTCAGGGGTACGGGGGGCCGTACTGCGACAGGCCCCTCTGTCCCGAGGACTGTGGGCTAGCAGAGGTCCGAGGCTCCTGCAACTTG tctctgggagtgtgtgtgtgtgcagacggTTGGGGCGGCTCGGACTGCTCCACTCCTCTGGACTCCAGTAGcctagtttgggaaaccctaCTGGACACACAGCTCACAGCG AATCAGGCCCACAGGTTCCTCCACCGGATGGGCCATTCTCTAGTGTCTGGGCCCCAGGGGAACCTCTGGATGTATggaggcctctctctctcagagggcATCCTGGGAAACGTCTACAG GTACTCTGTGTTGGAGCGGCGCTGGACTCAGATGCTGACCAGCTCAGTGGAGGAAGGCTCCACCCCCAGCCCACGCTACCACCATGCCTCTGCCCTTCTGGCCAGTCACCAGCCTCTCTCCGGCGCCCAGGGAGCCACTCACAACCTCATGCTGGTGGTGGGCGGTGTCACGCAGAAGGGCGTCGCCCTGGATACGTGGAGCCTCAACCTCAGCAGTCTGGTGTGGAGACAGCACAAG AGCTCAGTGCTGCCACCGGTGGCAGGTCATACTCTAACGGTGCGTCGGGACTCCTCTATGCTGCTCATCGGAGGTTACTCTCCAGAGAACGGCTTCAACCACCACCTGCTGGAGTTCAACATCCACTCTGGCAACTGGACCGTCGCCCCCCACACCGGCACGCCTCCTACAG GTCTGTATGGCCACTCTGCTGTGTACCACGAGCAGACGGACGCCGTGTACGTGTTCGGAGGCTACCGCTTCCACGTGGAGACAGTGGAGCCCTCAGGAGAGCTCTACAGTCTCTACTATCCCAATCTCACCTGGTCCCTACTGgtcccctcacaggggaataag cCCCTGTCTCGTTTCTTCCACGCTGCAGCCCTGATAAAAGACACCATGGTGATCgtgggagggaggacaggagaggaggactACAGCAACACAGTGTCTCTGTACCAGATCAACTGTAACACCTGGATACAGCCAG ACTCGGCGGTGGGTGAGCCAGTTAACCGTTCAGTGTCTCTGGCCATGGCGGGCTGGGGTGGGCGGCTGTTCCTCTCTGGGGGTTTCAACGGGGTCACCCTGGGGCGTCTTCTCACCCTGACCCTTCCCTCTGACCCCTGTGCCCTGCTGTCCATGCCCGAGGCCTGCAACACCACCACAGGCAGCTGTGTCTGGTGCAGGGGCACCTGCGCCTCCTCTAATACCGCTGAGAG actGGGCTGTTCAATTGGTCAGTCTCCCTGCTCCCCCACCCCTCGTCTACCAGACCAGTGTCGAAGACTGAAGACCTGCAGCGAGTGTCTGGCACGCCACCCCAGGACCTTCTCTAGCCCCTCACAG TCCCAGTCTGCTCTGCAGTGTAAGTGGTGTACAAACTGTCCAGAGGGAGCATGCATCAGCAGTACTGTCAGCTGCACCTCAGAACATGACTGCAGGATCAACCAGAGAGAGATCTTCCTGTCCAGCAACTGTACTGAGACCAGCTGTGAGGCCTCCGACTGCCCCAAGTGCACCGCCTCAGGGAAGTGCATGTGGACACGCCAGTTCAAACGCACTG GGGAGACCAGGCGCATCCTGAGTGTGAACCCCACCTACGACTGGACGTGCTTCAGCTACGCCCTGCTCAACGTGTCCCCCATGCAGGTGGAGTCCTCCCCCCCTCTGCCCTGCCCGCCCCCCTGTTACCACCTCAGCACCTGCAGCCTCTGCCTGGGCTCCCGGGGCTCAGATGGGGGCTGGCAGCACTGTGTGTGGAGCATGGCACTGCAGCAg tgtgtgAGTCCATCCTTCGTGCCTCTGCGCTGTGAGGCGGGtcagtgtggtcgtctgctgtcTGGTGGGGACTCCTGCTCCCCACAGTGCGCCCAGCTCACCCAGTGCTCCCAGTGCATCGCCTGGCCCCAGTGTGGCTGGTGTGCTGCACGCGGGGGCAATGGGGCTGGACGCTGCCAGCAGGGAGGCCTCGACG GTGTGAGTGAGGGAGTGTGTCCCCAGAGGAACAGCAGCTGGTCATTCCTCCACTGCCCGGAGGAAGATGAGTGTGCCAACGGCCACCACCACTGTAACAGCACCCAGGACTGCCATGACCTGACCCAGGGATACCACTGCACCTGCAAGCAGGGCTACGTTCTCAGCCG TGTGTCAGGCCAGTGTGAGCCGGTGTGTGCTCAGGGTTGTGTCAACGGGACGTGTGTGTCCCCGGGAGTGTGTCAGTGTCACTTTGGCTTCGTGGGGGACAACTGCTCGTCTCAGTGTCGCTGTAACAAACACAGCAACTGTAAAGGAGTGTCTGAGACTGACAAGTGTCTGGAGTGTAGAAACAACACCATG GGTGATCACTGTGAGAAGTGTAAGCCCCTGTATGTGGGGTCGGCGGTGGGTGGGGGGACGTGCCGCCCCTGTCGGGAGTTCTGCAGGGGGAACAGCGCTGTGTGTCTGTCCCGGGACGAACACAAGAGGGCGGTAGACCACCCCCAAGACCACCCTCTGGACCAAGACAGC ATTGTTCAGTGGGTGTCGGAGGGTCCTACAGAGGACGCAGCGGTTTGTGTGAGCTGCCAGAACAACAGCGTGGGGGACAAGTGTGAGAGCTGCCTTAGCGGCTACTTCCTACTGCAGGGGAAGTGTGACAA GTGTCAGTGTAACGGCCATGCTGACACGTGTAATGAACATGACGGCACAGGCTGCCCCTGTCAGAACAACACAGAGACCTCTTCCTGCCTCAGCAGCCCGCAGAGCGACAGGAAGGACTGCTACAGAACACAG TGTGCCAAGTGCAAAGACTCCTTCAACGGCACACCGGTAAACGGGCGCCAGTGCTACCGGCAGTTCAACGTGGACAATGAGTGCTGCTTCGACCCCACCTCCCAGACAAACTGCTTCCACGACCCCACCATCCGCAATCTGCCCAAGGGACGCACCGTCTTCTTCGCTGCCCAGCCAAAGTTCACCAACGTGGACATCCGGGTCACCATCGACGTGACCTTCGGGGAGGTGGAGGTGTACGTGTCCAACTCCCACGACACCTTCATCGTAGAAGTGGACCGCCACACAGGCATCCACGCCGTCAAGATCGAGGACGAGTCAGCGGCCCGAGGTGGGGTGAGCGGGGGGGATAAGGAGACGCCTCCATCACCTATGAAGGTGTATGCCAACTCCTCATCCAGTCTGGGTGGGCCCATGCTCCCCAACACCCCCCTGCAGCTCCACGCCAAGCCCCAGGGGGCGGACAGGGAGGTACGGGAGGCCAGGACGGAGGGGCTCATCTCCTACATCACGGTGTGGAAGCCCCAGACAGTGCTGATCGTTCGAGGTGTCCGTGACCGCGTGGTCATCACCTTCCCCCATGAGGTCCATTCCCTGAAGTCCAGCCGCTTCTACATCGCCCTGCGCGGGGTAGGCACCGACGAGAGACAGGGCGAGTCCCAGGGCCTGCTCTTCCTCCGCCAGGACCAGGCCCACATCGACCTGTTCGTCTTCTTCTCTGTTTTCTTCTCCtgcttcttcctcttcctctccgtcTGCGTCCTCCTCTGGAAGATTAAACAGTTCATGGACTTCCGCCGAGAGCAGAGGCGTCATATCCAGGAAATGACCAAGATGGCATCCAGGCCCTTCGCCAAGCTCACTGTCTATTTGGAGCCAGAGGAGCCCCAGCTCATCTACCTGCCCTCCACAGGGGGCGGAGGTGTGGGGGGCAGTGCCGTGTCCCTGGCCCATGCACGCACAGGCAAGCTGGGGGGCATTGTAGTTGGCCAGAGGGGGAGAGCTGGAGCCGTCTCCTACAAACACGAGCCAGGCTCCGGCCCCAccgtccaccaccaccaccttacTCTGGGCGGAGGGGGCAACAGTGGGCAGCACCTGCCCCTGCATTACCTCAACACCCACCACTATGTCCCCACCACCGCCAACACCACGGCCTCGCACCACCACCACCCGTCCTCCCACAGCGGGTACCAGCACTTCTGCCGCTCTGACCCCTTCCTGTCCCAGCTCATGGGCTTCTCCTACTCCACCTTCAAAGTGGGACCCATCACCCTGGAGCCCACGGACGACGGCATGGCCGGGGTGGCCACCGTCCTCATCCAGCTGCCGGGGGGCATCCTGGCCCCTAACCGCGCCTGCCTGGGGTCCGCCCTGGTCACACTACGGCAGAACCTCCAGGAGTACTGTGGTCACGGCAATGGAGGGGGACACCCCGGAGCGGGAGGGGTGCGCAAAGGCCTGCTAGGGCATCAGCACCTCACCACCATGGCTatgtag